A portion of the Bacillus thuringiensis genome contains these proteins:
- a CDS encoding DUF1572 domain-containing protein, with the protein MEQKLARVKVGANMDIGREYLQCAISNFKATKKQGERALSQLSYEQIQWSSHEETNSIAIIIKHLHGNMRSRWTDFLTSDGEKTDRNRDGEFEGCYHSKEEALIAWQEGWKCVFNTMNTLAPEHLMKTVYIRGEAHTVMQSIERQISHYALHIGQIIYIGKMLKENEWECLSIPRGQSARYVEKKRSI; encoded by the coding sequence ATGGAACAAAAATTAGCTAGGGTGAAGGTAGGGGCTAATATGGATATCGGACGAGAATATTTACAATGTGCGATTTCGAACTTTAAAGCAACAAAGAAGCAAGGGGAACGGGCACTTTCTCAATTATCATATGAACAAATACAATGGTCTTCTCATGAAGAAACAAATAGTATAGCGATTATTATAAAGCATCTGCACGGTAATATGCGTTCTAGATGGACGGATTTTTTAACGTCTGATGGTGAAAAAACCGATCGTAATCGAGATGGTGAATTTGAGGGATGCTATCATTCAAAAGAAGAAGCCCTTATAGCTTGGCAAGAAGGATGGAAATGTGTTTTTAATACGATGAATACTTTAGCGCCGGAGCACTTAATGAAGACGGTATACATTCGCGGTGAAGCACATACTGTCATGCAATCAATTGAAAGGCAAATTTCTCATTATGCATTGCATATTGGTCAGATTATTTACATTGGGAAGATGTTAAAAGAAAATGAGTGGGAATGTTTAAGTATTCCGAGAGGTCAGTCTGCACGATATGTAGAGAAAAAACGTTCAATATAA
- the spoIIP gene encoding stage II sporulation protein P codes for MNRGFFFMKFTSMRKLVLFVITTVLATFFLISMMVTSMKETKSTYLYNWLNELSMNGYMYVLGKENHYFTQEYRNLNQDFSISSFLFSMATNIRFNDVRSFVGKELPGFGKYDTEIVIAGEGTNYSNLPIESSVPLEEVVKERTSGTGQAPKQDTNKEKKQPSQTTGKRQVAFIYHTHSWESYLPLLNLTNDPDPNKATSSVSNISILGDRFREQLEGEGIGATNDKSDVGQKLISKGLNSNSSYKMSREIVQQAMAGNKDLQYFFDLHRDSARKNVTTKTIGDKSYAKLAFVVGKGNKNYEKNLQLATALHEAINKKYPGVSRGVIQKGFQTGNGIYNQDLSGQAILIEAGGVDNTEEELNRSIDALAKAFGEYFWQAEKVNG; via the coding sequence ATGAATCGGGGCTTTTTTTTTATGAAGTTTACAAGTATGCGTAAGTTAGTTTTATTTGTTATTACTACAGTGCTAGCGACTTTTTTTCTTATTAGTATGATGGTAACCTCTATGAAAGAGACGAAGTCAACGTATTTATATAATTGGTTAAATGAGTTATCGATGAATGGTTACATGTACGTACTTGGAAAAGAGAATCATTATTTTACACAGGAGTATCGAAATTTGAATCAAGATTTTTCAATTTCTTCTTTTCTCTTTTCTATGGCTACAAATATTCGCTTTAATGATGTACGCAGTTTTGTCGGGAAAGAGCTTCCCGGGTTTGGTAAGTACGATACAGAAATTGTTATTGCGGGTGAGGGGACAAACTATTCTAACTTACCGATAGAATCGAGTGTACCTCTTGAAGAAGTAGTGAAAGAACGGACTAGTGGAACTGGACAAGCACCTAAACAAGATACGAATAAAGAGAAAAAACAGCCGTCCCAAACGACCGGGAAAAGACAAGTTGCGTTTATTTATCATACACATAGCTGGGAATCTTATTTACCTTTACTTAACTTAACGAATGACCCAGATCCGAATAAAGCAACAAGTTCTGTATCGAATATTTCTATATTAGGAGATCGTTTCCGTGAACAACTAGAAGGTGAAGGAATTGGAGCTACTAACGATAAGAGTGATGTTGGTCAAAAGTTAATAAGTAAAGGTTTAAACAGTAATAGTTCGTATAAGATGTCTCGAGAAATTGTGCAGCAAGCTATGGCTGGCAATAAAGATCTTCAATACTTTTTTGATTTGCATCGTGATAGTGCTCGGAAGAATGTCACGACAAAAACAATTGGAGATAAATCATATGCGAAGCTTGCATTTGTAGTAGGGAAAGGCAACAAAAACTATGAAAAAAACTTACAATTAGCAACCGCCTTACATGAGGCGATTAATAAGAAATATCCAGGAGTAAGTCGTGGTGTCATTCAAAAAGGGTTCCAAACAGGAAATGGAATATATAATCAAGATTTATCAGGACAAGCGATATTAATTGAAGCTGGCGGTGTAGATAATACAGAGGAAGAACTAAATCGATCAATTGATGCACTTGCTAAAGCATTTGGTGAATATTTTTGGCAGGCAGAAAAAGTGAATGGATAA